The genomic interval GAAATGCTAAAAGCTTATCTAATGGCATTAGGCGATGATGTACAAATGAAGGTATTGAAGCATTACATAGCTTTTAAGCGAATTAAAAACTTTGCCTGTGTAGAAATTCATCCTCAAATAGGTAAAATTCTTCTTTATCTAAAAGTTGATCCTGATGAAATTATTATAGAAGAAGGCTTCAGTCGTGATGTACGAAACATTGGTCATTATGGTACAGGTGATTTAGAAATAAATATTTATTCAGATGAACATTTAGAAAAAGCCAAGCAGTATATTAATATGAGTTATGATAGAAGTTAGTTGAGGAATAATAGTGAAGCTTGAATGATTATTTTTTTGTTAATTATCATTAAAATGAAAAAGAGGTAGTTAAAAAATAGAAGAACTTGTACAAGTTCCACTGAAAAACATTTGGTTTCCAATATTGTGAGTATTATTTTAACATAAATAACTGTAAATGAATGGTGAGATTATGGAAAGTTTTATTCGAAATTTAGAAGCATCTATATATAAGGGATTTATCGACCAACAGTATCATACAGCGGGAAGTTATAGGCCTAGGCTATTAGTTAATAATGTGGAACAAAATGAAACCGTCTTAACTTCATTGCTAGAAGAGCTTGATAATAGCGAGTCTTTTATTTTTTCAGTCGCATTTATTACGGAAAGTGGTCTTGCTACGCTTAAATCTCATTTTCTAGATTTAAAGCAAAAGGGGATTAAAGGACGTATTTTAACATCGACATTTTTATATTTTAATCAACCTAAAGTTTTTAGGGAACTAATGAAGATTAAAAATGTAGAAGTGAGATTGACAAATGTAAAGGGTTTTCATTCGAAGGGCTACATATTTAACCACAAAACGCATTATTCATTAATTGTTGGGAGCTCCAATTTAACTGCACATGCGTTGAAAGTAAATTATGAGTGGAATGTGAAACTGACCTCGCATGAAAATGGAGAAATTGTTCATCATTTCAAAAATCAGTTTGAAGAAGTGTGGAAAGATGCTCAACTATTGACTGAAGAATGGATCGAAAGTTATGAACAAACATACACACAAGTTATAGACAGTAAGGTAATGGATCGGATAGTAGAATTACCAGCCCAATACCAGAGCAATTCTATTGTAGATGCTCTGAAAATTGTGCCAAATAAAATGCAACAAGCAGCATTACAAGAAATTCAGGCTATTCGTGACGCTGGTAAAGATAAAGGATTAATCATTTCAGCGACAGGAACGGGTAAAACCTATCTAGCAGCATTTGATGTGAGACGTTTTGCTCCTAAACGCATGTTATTTATTGTTCATCGAGAGCAAATATTACAGAAAGCAAAATCAGACTTTAAGAGAGTTCTTGGTGGGCCTGATCAAGACTTTGGAATTTTATCAGGTTCTAATAAGCAAGTAGATGCTAAGTACTTATTTGCTACGGTTCAGACTATTTCAAAAGAAGAAACACTAAAGCAATTTGCCCATGAAGCATTTGATTATATCTTAATAGATGAAGTTCATAAAGCAGGTGCTAGATCGTATCATAAAGTGATTGATTATTTTAAACCTAAGTTTTTTATGGGGATGACGGCTACACCTGAGCGAACAGATGATTTTAATATATATGAATTATTCGATTACAATATTGCTTATGAAATTCGATTACAAGAAGCACTTGAAGAAGATATGCTTTGTCCTTTTCACTATTTTGGGGTAACAGACTTTGAATATAATGGAGAGACAATAGATGATACTACAGTTTTATCGAGGCTTGTTGATGAAGAACGTGTAAGTCATATAATTGAAAAGATTTTATACTATGGTTTTTCTGGTGACAAAGTAAGAGGGTTAATATTTTGCAGTCGAAAAAAAGAAGCGGAAGAACTAGTTCCTTTATTGAATGCAAAAGGTTTTCGTACGGTTGCATTAACTGGCGACGATTCGCAAGAGGAAAGAGAACTTCGGGTAAATCAATTAGAAAACGGAATGCTTGATTATATTTTAACGGTAGATATTTTTAATGAGGGGATCGATATCCCAAGCGTTAATCAAGTTGTTATGTTAAGACAGACTCAATCGAGCATTATTTTTATCCAGCAGCTTGGGCGGGGACTTCGTAAGCATGAATCGAAAGATTTCGTTACGATTATAGATTTTATCGGCAATTATAAAAATAACTATTTAATTCCAATTGCTCTATCTGGGGATAAATCGCAAAACAAAGACAATATACGCAGAAATATGAAGGATACAAGTTATATTAAAGGTATCTCAACGGTTAACTTTGAAGAAGTAGCAAAAAGACAAATCTTTAAGGCGATTAATAACAGTAATTTAACGGAAATGAAAATCTTAAAAGAAGCCTTTGTTGAGTTGAAAAATAGAATAGGGAGGATCCCCTATTTATATGATTTTGTAACCAATCATTCCATTGACCCCATTGTTATTGTAAATAAATATTCAAACTACCACCAATTCTTATTGAAAGTGAAAGAAGTGGTTCCTACATTAACAGATTATGAGAATAAAGTTTTGACAATGTTGTCATTAGAAATATTGAATGGCAAACGTAAACATGAAATTATTTTGTTGGATATATTGTTATACGAAAAAAAAGTTGAATATAACGAATATCTCAACCTGTTAAACGAAGCCAATTGTCAAGTAGATGACGCAACAATAGCTTCAGTGCAGCACATTTTGGATTTGTCATTTTTCACACAAACACAGAGAGTCAAATATGGAGAAAAATCAATTATCACTTTGCATGAAGATCAATATTTTAACTTTAATGAAGCGATTAGAGAGAGTCTGCATTCAAATCATTACTTTAAAAAGATGATGATCGACATTATTCAAAGTGCGAAAGAAAAGAACAAACGATATTCATGTAATAGGCCTCTTATGTTGTATGAAAAATATACAAGAAAAGATGCCTGCAGGCTCTTGAATTGGAAGAATGATGAAAGCTCAACGATTTATGGCTACAAAACAAAACACCATACGTGCCCAATCTTTATTACATACCATAAAAATGATGAGGTAGAGTCTAGTGTGGCCTATGGAGATGAGTTTCTAAATCAAGACGTTCTAAAATGGTATACAAGAAGTAATCGAACACTGCAATCCGAAGAAGTTAAAAAAATTATTGAAGCAAAAGAAAATAATATTGATGTTCATATCTTTGTAAAAAAGGATGATGATGAAGGAAGCGACTTTTACTACTTAGGTAAGGCTAGCCCAGATGAAAATACAGTTCGACAAACTGTAATGAAAGATAAGAACGAGAAAGAAAT from Peribacillus asahii carries:
- a CDS encoding DUF3427 domain-containing protein, with the protein product MESFIRNLEASIYKGFIDQQYHTAGSYRPRLLVNNVEQNETVLTSLLEELDNSESFIFSVAFITESGLATLKSHFLDLKQKGIKGRILTSTFLYFNQPKVFRELMKIKNVEVRLTNVKGFHSKGYIFNHKTHYSLIVGSSNLTAHALKVNYEWNVKLTSHENGEIVHHFKNQFEEVWKDAQLLTEEWIESYEQTYTQVIDSKVMDRIVELPAQYQSNSIVDALKIVPNKMQQAALQEIQAIRDAGKDKGLIISATGTGKTYLAAFDVRRFAPKRMLFIVHREQILQKAKSDFKRVLGGPDQDFGILSGSNKQVDAKYLFATVQTISKEETLKQFAHEAFDYILIDEVHKAGARSYHKVIDYFKPKFFMGMTATPERTDDFNIYELFDYNIAYEIRLQEALEEDMLCPFHYFGVTDFEYNGETIDDTTVLSRLVDEERVSHIIEKILYYGFSGDKVRGLIFCSRKKEAEELVPLLNAKGFRTVALTGDDSQEERELRVNQLENGMLDYILTVDIFNEGIDIPSVNQVVMLRQTQSSIIFIQQLGRGLRKHESKDFVTIIDFIGNYKNNYLIPIALSGDKSQNKDNIRRNMKDTSYIKGISTVNFEEVAKRQIFKAINNSNLTEMKILKEAFVELKNRIGRIPYLYDFVTNHSIDPIVIVNKYSNYHQFLLKVKEVVPTLTDYENKVLTMLSLEILNGKRKHEIILLDILLYEKKVEYNEYLNLLNEANCQVDDATIASVQHILDLSFFTQTQRVKYGEKSIITLHEDQYFNFNEAIRESLHSNHYFKKMMIDIIQSAKEKNKRYSCNRPLMLYEKYTRKDACRLLNWKNDESSTIYGYKTKHHTCPIFITYHKNDEVESSVAYGDEFLNQDVLKWYTRSNRTLQSEEVKKIIEAKENNIDVHIFVKKDDDEGSDFYYLGKASPDENTVRQTVMKDKNEKEIPVVHMNMVMEQSVDSKLYHYIKNGDID